A region of Roseobacter litoralis Och 149 DNA encodes the following proteins:
- a CDS encoding biotin transporter BioY encodes MQLSASHSVLADHFGPTAGTARRIKQAVLVVLGITVLALAANIKVPVPGSPVLMNMGTFAVLTIGAAYGARLGLATILGYMIIGALGFDIFQGSTAELNGISYMMGSTGGYLVGYVMATVLLGALAQRGWDRSMVWMAVAMLIGNIVLYVPGLLWLGQLYGWDQPILAWGLTPFLLGDALKLLLAAILLPLVWKLVGDARR; translated from the coding sequence ATGCAATTGTCCGCTTCTCACTCTGTTCTGGCAGATCATTTCGGGCCTACGGCCGGTACCGCGCGGCGGATAAAGCAGGCTGTTCTGGTGGTGCTGGGCATTACTGTTTTGGCACTGGCCGCCAACATCAAAGTGCCGGTGCCGGGCTCGCCTGTACTGATGAACATGGGCACCTTTGCGGTTCTGACCATCGGGGCGGCCTATGGCGCGCGCCTCGGTCTGGCAACCATTCTGGGCTATATGATTATCGGTGCCCTTGGATTTGATATTTTCCAAGGCTCAACAGCCGAGTTGAATGGCATCTCCTATATGATGGGCAGCACGGGTGGCTATCTGGTGGGCTATGTCATGGCCACTGTTCTGCTGGGCGCACTGGCGCAACGCGGTTGGGACCGCTCCATGGTCTGGATGGCGGTCGCCATGCTGATCGGGAACATCGTGCTCTATGTACCGGGCCTGTTGTGGCTGGGGCAGCTTTACGGTTGGGATCAGCCGATCCTCGCGTGGGGTCTGACACCGTTCCTGTTGGGCGACGCTCTCAAGCTTCTGCTGGCGGCAATCCTGCTGCCGCTGGTTTGGAAACTGGTCGGCGACGCGCGGCGCTGA
- the glnA gene encoding type I glutamate--ammonia ligase — protein sequence MSKELLKMIADEGVEYVDIRFTDPRGKLQHVTVIADEVDEDFLEEGFMFDGSSIAGWKSIENSDMKLMPDVESAYIDPFYAEKTVCLHCSIVEPDTGEPYERDPRSTAQKAEAFLKSSGIGDVSYWGPEAEFFLFDNVKYSNSINKVSYEVDAVDASWNTDTDYEMGNMGHRPGVKGGYFPVNPIDESQDLRSEMLSTMKRLGMKVDKHHHEVASCQHELGLIFGSLTKQADELQKYKYVIHNVAHAYGKSATFMPKPIYGDNGTGMHCNMSIWKDGKPLFAGDKYADLSQEALYFIGGILKHAKALNAFTNPATNSYKRLIPGFEAPVLRAYSARNRSGCVRIPWTENPKAKRVEARFPDPAANPYLCFAALLMAGLDGIMNKIDPGEAMDKNLYDLPAEELAGIPTVCGSLREAVEELQADMDFLLAGDVFTKDQIEGYIELKMEEIETYEHTPHPVEFGMYYSC from the coding sequence ATGAGCAAAGAACTACTCAAGATGATTGCAGATGAAGGCGTCGAATACGTCGACATCCGCTTTACCGACCCACGCGGCAAACTGCAGCACGTCACAGTGATTGCAGACGAAGTGGACGAAGACTTCCTCGAAGAAGGCTTCATGTTTGACGGCTCTTCCATTGCCGGTTGGAAATCGATTGAAAACTCCGATATGAAATTGATGCCGGACGTGGAAAGCGCGTATATTGACCCGTTCTATGCGGAAAAGACCGTCTGCCTGCATTGCTCAATCGTGGAGCCTGACACGGGCGAGCCCTATGAGCGTGATCCGCGTTCGACCGCGCAGAAAGCCGAGGCTTTCTTGAAATCCTCCGGTATTGGCGATGTGTCCTACTGGGGTCCAGAGGCCGAATTCTTTTTGTTCGACAACGTCAAATATTCCAACTCAATCAACAAGGTATCCTACGAAGTTGATGCAGTAGATGCGTCATGGAACACAGATACTGATTACGAAATGGGGAACATGGGCCACCGCCCCGGCGTCAAGGGCGGCTATTTCCCTGTCAACCCGATTGACGAGTCGCAGGACTTGCGCTCTGAAATGCTGTCGACGATGAAACGTCTGGGCATGAAAGTTGACAAGCACCACCATGAAGTTGCGTCCTGCCAACATGAACTGGGTCTGATCTTTGGCAGCCTGACCAAGCAGGCGGACGAGCTGCAAAAGTACAAATACGTGATCCACAACGTAGCCCACGCCTACGGTAAATCCGCGACCTTCATGCCAAAGCCGATCTACGGCGATAACGGCACAGGCATGCACTGCAACATGTCGATCTGGAAAGACGGCAAGCCTCTCTTTGCGGGCGACAAATATGCGGACCTCAGCCAGGAAGCGCTCTATTTCATTGGTGGTATCCTCAAACACGCCAAGGCGCTGAACGCGTTCACCAACCCCGCAACGAACAGCTACAAGCGGTTGATTCCTGGCTTTGAAGCCCCTGTTTTGCGCGCCTATTCCGCGCGTAACCGGTCAGGCTGCGTGCGGATCCCGTGGACCGAGAACCCAAAAGCCAAGCGGGTCGAGGCGCGTTTCCCGGACCCTGCAGCGAACCCATATCTGTGCTTTGCCGCGTTGCTGATGGCCGGTCTTGACGGCATCATGAATAAAATCGACCCTGGTGAAGCCATGGACAAGAACCTCTATGACCTTCCTGCAGAAGAACTGGCCGGTATCCCGACAGTCTGCGGGTCGCTGCGCGAAGCGGTCGAAGAGTTGCAGGCTGACATGGACTTCTTGTTGGCGGGCGACGTCTTTACCAAAGATCAGATCGAAGGGTATATCGAACTGAAAATGGAAGAGATCGAGACCTACGAGCACACGCCACACCCGGTTGAATTCGGTATGTACTATAGCTGCTAA
- a CDS encoding bifunctional alpha/beta hydrolase/OsmC family protein, producing MPTERIVFAGHDGGQLAARLDLPQGPLVATAIFAHCFTCGKDIPAARRIAARLAALGIAVLRFDFTGLGHSDGEFANTSFTSNVDDLIAAHRYLSEQNKTPSLIIGHSLGGAAVLKAAAALESIKAVVTIGAPFDPGHVTHNFAQALPEISSKGVAEVSLGGRPFQISKAFVEDVATTELSACVANLNAALLVLHAPLDDIVGVENAGQIFSAAKHPKSFITLDGADHLVSAAADAEYVASLIATWSARYLDIARPAPPPGAPEGVLRVAEADPKGFLTDITSGEGHHLVADEPLAYGGTNKGLSPYGLLSAGLGACTSMTIRMYARRKGWPLDQISVDVNHDKVHAQDAETGVGDKIDTWRRRITLTGALDAEQRARLLEIADKCPVHRTLERSSTVITELVNP from the coding sequence ATGCCAACAGAACGAATTGTCTTTGCCGGGCATGATGGTGGTCAACTTGCCGCGCGGCTTGACCTGCCCCAAGGGCCGTTGGTGGCGACAGCTATTTTTGCGCATTGCTTTACCTGCGGAAAGGATATCCCGGCAGCGCGCCGGATCGCCGCACGCCTTGCTGCACTGGGAATTGCGGTGTTGCGTTTTGATTTCACCGGGCTGGGTCATTCAGACGGGGAGTTTGCGAATACATCCTTTACCTCGAACGTGGACGATCTGATTGCGGCGCATCGCTATCTGTCCGAGCAGAACAAAACGCCGTCGCTGATCATTGGTCATTCGCTTGGCGGTGCGGCGGTGCTCAAGGCGGCAGCAGCGCTTGAGAGCATCAAGGCTGTTGTGACCATTGGGGCCCCCTTTGACCCCGGTCACGTCACCCACAACTTTGCGCAGGCCTTGCCCGAAATCAGCTCCAAAGGCGTGGCCGAAGTCAGCCTCGGCGGGCGGCCTTTCCAAATCAGCAAAGCGTTTGTTGAAGATGTTGCAACGACCGAGCTGTCCGCTTGCGTGGCCAATCTGAACGCAGCTTTGCTCGTGTTGCATGCGCCGCTCGACGACATCGTCGGGGTTGAGAATGCAGGCCAGATTTTCAGCGCCGCAAAACATCCCAAAAGTTTCATCACGCTTGATGGTGCGGATCATTTGGTCAGTGCCGCGGCGGATGCGGAATATGTGGCCAGCCTGATCGCCACATGGTCTGCGCGCTATCTGGATATCGCACGCCCGGCTCCGCCTCCCGGTGCGCCCGAAGGCGTGCTGCGCGTGGCGGAGGCGGACCCGAAGGGGTTCTTGACCGATATCACCTCAGGTGAAGGGCATCACCTTGTGGCGGATGAACCACTGGCCTACGGCGGCACCAACAAGGGCTTGTCGCCCTATGGGTTGTTGTCCGCCGGTCTGGGCGCCTGTACCTCCATGACAATCCGCATGTACGCGCGCCGCAAGGGCTGGCCGCTGGATCAGATATCTGTGGATGTAAACCACGACAAGGTGCATGCACAGGATGCCGAAACCGGTGTTGGGGACAAGATCGACACCTGGCGGCGCAGAATCACGCTGACAGGTGCGTTGGACGCAGAACAGCGTGCGCGGCTGTTGGAGATTGCAGACAAATGCCCCGTGCATCGCACGCTTGAGCGTAGCTCCACCGTTATAACCGAACTGGTCAACCCGTAA
- a CDS encoding SGNH/GDSL hydrolase family protein, which translates to MRKTRGWAVVLGRCMAVMGGLATGPVAAENFKSPDILVLGDSQISFGSGPVFVDFLSDLETRCAPTGRDKRRLRNLDPHNTGVIGVRSSSIHSWMARSGAAKGSICDIDQKWKVNAGTYGVVNETDNPFKQMGQGRNYQFCTAGKSPFEAMFREGYYDPDLLILSFLGNAARRWADNPDLAVKDAQRLSAHLPKDLPCVFMTTAPAHTNKVANLRERAQTNIKNAFAKTGNRCVFVEGITPDTVAANQSTPRFFRRNDAGKVKDPYHPNERGARHFFDLRGPAICKAVFSALDGTGSGS; encoded by the coding sequence ATGCGAAAAACACGAGGGTGGGCGGTTGTCTTGGGGCGGTGCATGGCCGTTATGGGGGGGCTCGCGACTGGGCCGGTGGCGGCAGAGAATTTCAAATCACCTGATATTCTTGTGCTCGGGGATAGTCAGATTTCTTTTGGTTCCGGTCCGGTGTTCGTTGATTTTCTGTCAGACCTTGAGACGCGCTGCGCGCCAACTGGGCGTGACAAGCGACGCCTGAGAAATCTTGATCCGCATAACACCGGCGTGATCGGGGTACGCTCAAGTTCCATTCATTCCTGGATGGCACGTTCTGGTGCTGCAAAGGGTTCTATCTGCGATATTGATCAAAAGTGGAAGGTCAATGCAGGCACCTATGGTGTTGTGAATGAAACAGATAACCCGTTCAAACAGATGGGGCAGGGGCGAAATTACCAGTTCTGCACGGCGGGAAAATCGCCCTTCGAAGCAATGTTTCGCGAGGGGTATTATGATCCCGATCTGTTGATCCTCAGCTTTCTGGGCAACGCGGCGCGTAGGTGGGCCGACAATCCCGACCTTGCTGTCAAAGACGCGCAGCGACTAAGCGCGCATCTGCCCAAAGACTTGCCCTGCGTCTTCATGACCACCGCGCCCGCGCATACCAATAAAGTCGCAAATCTGCGTGAACGCGCTCAGACCAATATCAAAAATGCCTTTGCCAAAACAGGCAATCGCTGCGTTTTTGTGGAAGGTATCACGCCCGACACGGTTGCCGCCAATCAATCCACACCGCGTTTTTTCCGCCGTAACGATGCAGGCAAGGTCAAAGACCCGTATCATCCGAATGAACGTGGCGCGCGTCACTTCTTTGATTTGCGCGGACCTGCGATCTGCAAGGCTGTGTTTTCCGCGCTCGACGGGACTGGGTCAGGGTCCTGA
- a CDS encoding P-II family nitrogen regulator translates to MKKIEAVIKPFKLDEVKEALQEVGVQGLSVIEVKGFGRQKGHTELYRGAEYVVDFLPKVKIEIVLDDDMVESAIEAIVSAAKTEKIGDGKIFVTPVEQTIRIRTGETGSDAL, encoded by the coding sequence ATGAAAAAGATCGAGGCAGTCATTAAACCGTTCAAATTGGACGAAGTCAAAGAAGCGCTGCAAGAAGTCGGCGTACAAGGTCTGTCCGTCATCGAGGTCAAAGGGTTCGGTCGCCAGAAGGGCCACACCGAATTATATCGCGGCGCCGAATACGTTGTCGATTTTCTTCCAAAGGTCAAAATCGAGATTGTTCTGGACGATGACATGGTGGAGAGCGCCATTGAAGCAATCGTTTCCGCCGCAAAGACAGAAAAGATCGGCGACGGAAAGATCTTTGTGACGCCCGTTGAACAAACCATCCGCATCCGCACCGGCGAAACAGGCTCAGACGCGCTCTGA
- the dddP gene encoding dimethylsulfonioproprionate lyase DddP has protein sequence MNSHFNATRKIDPSRGATLGDGSPNDMDRVEIGPTQLAFAEWQEAGLELPDLAAMRRFRHERLTAHIVARGYAGLLMFDPLNIRYATDSTNMQLWNTHNPFRATLLCADGYMVMWDYKNSPFLSEFNPLVNEQRSGADLFYFDRGDKVDVAADVFANEVRVLLRNHAPELRRLAVDKVMLHGLRALQAQGFEIMDGEEVTEKARSVKGPDEIRAMRCASHACEVAVRKMEDFARSNVGDGVTCENDIWAILHSENVRRGGEWIETRLLASGPRSNPWFQECGPRICQMNEIISFDTDLVGVYGICTDISRSWWIGDQKPRADMIYAMQHGVEHIQTNMEMLKPGVMIPELSANTHVLDAKFQKLKYGCLMHGVGLCDEWPLVAYPDHAVEGAYDYPLEPGMTLCVEALVSEEGADFSIKLEDQVLITEDGYENLTQYPFDPALMGTT, from the coding sequence ATGAACAGCCATTTCAACGCGACGCGTAAAATTGACCCCAGCCGGGGTGCGACATTGGGTGACGGATCGCCAAATGACATGGACAGGGTCGAAATCGGACCGACGCAGCTGGCCTTTGCAGAATGGCAAGAAGCAGGTCTGGAACTGCCCGATTTGGCCGCAATGCGCCGTTTTCGTCACGAACGCCTGACCGCGCATATCGTTGCACGCGGGTATGCGGGTTTGCTGATGTTTGACCCGCTTAACATCCGGTATGCCACCGACAGCACCAATATGCAGCTTTGGAACACGCATAATCCGTTCCGGGCGACGCTGCTGTGTGCGGATGGCTATATGGTCATGTGGGATTACAAGAACTCTCCTTTTCTAAGTGAATTCAATCCCCTCGTGAATGAACAGCGCTCCGGCGCTGATCTGTTCTATTTTGACCGGGGCGACAAAGTAGATGTGGCCGCAGACGTCTTTGCGAACGAAGTGCGTGTACTTTTGCGTAACCATGCGCCGGAATTGCGAAGGCTGGCGGTCGATAAGGTCATGTTGCACGGATTGCGCGCGCTCCAAGCGCAGGGGTTCGAGATCATGGATGGCGAAGAGGTCACCGAAAAGGCCCGTTCCGTCAAAGGCCCTGACGAGATCCGCGCGATGCGCTGTGCGTCACATGCCTGCGAAGTTGCCGTGCGTAAAATGGAGGATTTCGCCCGCAGCAACGTCGGCGATGGCGTCACCTGTGAAAACGACATCTGGGCCATTTTGCACAGCGAGAACGTGCGCCGGGGCGGCGAATGGATCGAGACCCGCCTGCTGGCGTCCGGGCCGCGCTCAAACCCGTGGTTTCAGGAATGTGGCCCGCGCATATGCCAGATGAACGAGATTATCTCTTTCGATACCGATCTGGTCGGCGTCTATGGTATCTGCACGGATATTTCGCGCAGCTGGTGGATTGGGGATCAAAAACCACGCGCTGACATGATCTATGCGATGCAGCATGGTGTCGAGCATATCCAGACCAATATGGAGATGCTCAAACCCGGCGTGATGATTCCGGAACTGTCTGCGAATACGCATGTGCTGGACGCGAAGTTTCAGAAGCTCAAATACGGATGTCTGATGCATGGGGTTGGTCTGTGTGATGAATGGCCGCTGGTCGCCTATCCGGATCACGCTGTCGAGGGTGCGTATGACTATCCACTTGAGCCCGGCATGACGCTATGTGTTGAGGCATTGGTCAGCGAGGAAGGTGCGGATTTCTCAATTAAGCTGGAAGATCAGGTTCTGATTACAGAAGATGGGTATGAAAACCTCACGCAGTATCCGTTTGATCCGGCATTGATGGGCACCACCTAG
- a CDS encoding heme-dependent oxidative N-demethylase family protein: MHAHICTVVEILHKALPDDLRATNPLPGMRPLADDQWLRVDDAYPAQMSYRRKLLRRRRDEVLWQSDVALEAIAELSDRVCEKLPSLGFSITSGAIVCPDGEAIERDADGPLAVLGQSIQEDICILQKDGDEHLLSAALLCFPASWTLAEKAGRPLSVIHAPVQGYTVDIAKRVQRMFNAVRPEQPLWRNNMLGYTDPDLFQPRAENDPARQADPVDVAPFVRAERQCILRLPKSDALVFTIHSYVVRAE, encoded by the coding sequence GTGCACGCGCATATTTGCACCGTGGTTGAAATTTTGCACAAAGCTCTGCCCGACGATTTAAGGGCAACAAACCCGTTGCCCGGCATGCGCCCTCTGGCAGATGACCAGTGGCTGCGCGTCGATGATGCCTATCCAGCGCAGATGTCATATCGGCGTAAACTGCTGCGCAGACGTCGCGATGAGGTCCTGTGGCAAAGCGATGTGGCCCTTGAGGCCATTGCAGAACTCTCAGACAGGGTGTGTGAAAAATTGCCTTCTTTGGGGTTTAGCATCACATCAGGTGCTATTGTCTGTCCCGATGGCGAAGCGATTGAGCGTGACGCAGATGGCCCGCTCGCCGTATTGGGGCAGTCCATACAGGAGGACATCTGCATTCTGCAAAAAGACGGGGACGAGCATTTGCTGAGTGCCGCACTACTGTGTTTTCCGGCAAGCTGGACGCTCGCTGAGAAGGCAGGGCGGCCCTTGTCGGTCATTCACGCACCTGTGCAGGGCTACACCGTCGACATCGCGAAACGGGTCCAGCGAATGTTTAATGCTGTGCGCCCGGAGCAACCACTTTGGCGCAACAACATGCTGGGCTATACGGACCCTGACCTGTTTCAGCCGCGCGCGGAAAACGATCCGGCGCGGCAGGCTGACCCTGTTGATGTTGCCCCTTTCGTTCGCGCGGAAAGACAGTGCATTTTGCGGCTACCCAAAAGCGACGCGTTGGTTTTTACCATTCATAGTTATGTGGTTAGAGCTGAATAA
- a CDS encoding NAD(P)H-hydrate epimerase, with the protein MPDILTASQMRALETAAFNSGAVTGLELMERAGQSVIDALFSSKAELATGEHRAVILCGPGNNGGDGFVIARLLFVLGWQVRVYLYADPEKMPRDAHANHDSWVDLVPECTQRISFPSVLPAEAERFGDEAFGNGEVDVIVDALFGIGLNRPLSGLHPILATCHANRHEAYFVAVDVPSGLGENGPLEAADWSVFPADLTVTFHRPKQAHQNGLSFCGKIMVQYIGL; encoded by the coding sequence ATGCCCGATATCCTTACGGCTTCACAAATGCGCGCCTTGGAGACCGCTGCATTCAACTCGGGCGCTGTGACTGGTCTGGAGTTGATGGAGCGGGCCGGTCAAAGCGTGATTGACGCGCTGTTTTCCAGTAAAGCTGAGCTTGCGACAGGTGAACATCGCGCCGTTATTCTGTGTGGTCCCGGTAACAATGGCGGCGATGGATTCGTGATCGCACGTTTGCTGTTTGTGCTGGGCTGGCAGGTGCGTGTCTACCTCTATGCCGATCCGGAAAAGATGCCGCGGGATGCCCACGCGAACCATGACAGTTGGGTTGATCTGGTCCCCGAATGCACGCAGCGCATTTCTTTTCCGTCCGTCTTGCCCGCCGAAGCGGAGCGCTTTGGAGACGAAGCTTTTGGGAATGGCGAGGTGGATGTCATCGTGGATGCGCTGTTTGGCATTGGCCTGAACAGACCGCTGAGCGGGTTGCATCCCATCCTTGCGACCTGTCATGCAAACAGGCATGAGGCATATTTCGTGGCTGTTGATGTCCCCTCGGGTCTGGGGGAGAACGGCCCGCTTGAGGCTGCTGATTGGTCTGTATTTCCAGCAGACCTCACAGTTACCTTTCACAGACCCAAACAAGCGCATCAAAATGGTCTGTCATTTTGCGGCAAGATCATGGTCCAATACATTGGCCTTTGA
- a CDS encoding VPLPA-CTERM sorting domain-containing protein, which produces MKITNTLAATAIAFFAAGIGAQAATLSGTFDVRVVNFAYSTNQSSSVAIASQSNFDTRFDAATDGVDRDVFTYTGELNFFIDNLGPVNGDAESIADFFLHNTTGLPIGLVQDLDATVGALQLSKPTFKTTTLFEFTEVYSNAFDTRVTHDDGFTIYDDGATLVSFANPTGIRTTPRTGTIAFTGGEFKLVYAAANGNPSQLLVEGAGVPAVPLPASSLLLLGGLGAFAAMRRKKAQK; this is translated from the coding sequence ATGAAAATCACAAATACACTTGCCGCAACAGCCATCGCCTTTTTCGCCGCAGGCATTGGCGCGCAGGCTGCCACGCTTTCCGGAACCTTTGATGTGCGTGTGGTCAACTTTGCCTATAGCACCAACCAAAGCAGTTCCGTGGCCATCGCCTCGCAAAGCAACTTTGACACGCGCTTTGATGCCGCGACAGATGGCGTCGACCGTGATGTGTTCACCTATACCGGCGAGTTGAATTTCTTCATCGACAATCTGGGGCCTGTAAACGGCGACGCAGAGTCTATTGCGGATTTCTTTTTGCACAACACCACCGGATTGCCGATCGGTCTGGTGCAGGATCTCGACGCGACAGTCGGAGCGTTGCAGCTCAGCAAGCCAACGTTCAAAACCACAACGCTTTTCGAGTTCACCGAAGTCTACAGCAACGCATTCGACACCCGCGTGACTCATGATGATGGCTTTACGATCTATGACGATGGCGCGACTCTGGTGTCTTTCGCAAACCCGACTGGCATCCGCACCACGCCAAGAACCGGCACGATTGCCTTCACCGGTGGTGAATTCAAACTGGTCTATGCTGCGGCAAACGGTAACCCGTCGCAGTTGCTAGTCGAAGGTGCTGGCGTCCCAGCGGTTCCGCTGCCTGCGTCTTCGCTGCTGCTGCTTGGTGGACTGGGTGCATTTGCTGCCATGCGCCGCAAAAAAGCGCAGAAGTAA
- the purB gene encoding adenylosuccinate lyase: MIPRYSRPEMVAIWSPETKFRIWYEIEAHACEAMANLGVIPRENADAVWKAKDVEFDVARIDEIEAVTKHDVIAFLTHLAEHIGSEEARFVHQGMTSSDVLDTCFNVQLVRASDILIEDIKALLAALKRRAYEHKDTVRIGRSHGIHAEPTTMGLTFARFYAEMDRNLNRMEKARFEIATGAVSGAVGTFANIDPRIEEHVCAQLGLEPEPISTQVIPRDRHAAFFATLGVIGSSIENIATEIRHMQRTEVLEAEEFFSAGQKGSSAMPHKRNPVLTENLTGLARLVRMAVVPAMENVALWHERDISHSSVERNIGPDTTITLDFALARLISVVDKLVIYPDNMLANMNKFRGLVMSQRVLLALTQAGVSREDSYKMVQRNAMKVWEEGKDFKTELLGDQDVLAALSAEDIEEKFDLGYHTKHVDTIFARVFKE; encoded by the coding sequence ATGATCCCTCGATACTCCCGCCCCGAAATGGTCGCCATCTGGAGCCCGGAAACAAAGTTCCGCATCTGGTATGAAATCGAAGCCCATGCCTGCGAAGCCATGGCCAATCTGGGCGTGATCCCGCGCGAAAACGCGGATGCCGTCTGGAAAGCCAAGGACGTGGAATTCGATGTCGCCCGCATCGACGAGATTGAAGCCGTGACAAAACATGACGTCATCGCCTTTTTGACCCACCTGGCGGAACATATCGGCAGTGAAGAGGCGCGTTTCGTGCATCAGGGCATGACGTCATCCGACGTGCTAGATACATGTTTCAACGTGCAGCTTGTGCGCGCGTCGGACATCCTGATTGAGGATATCAAGGCTCTGCTGGCGGCCCTCAAGCGGCGTGCCTATGAACATAAGGACACCGTCAGGATAGGGCGCAGCCACGGCATTCACGCAGAACCCACGACCATGGGCCTCACCTTTGCGCGCTTTTACGCGGAAATGGACCGTAACCTGAACCGTATGGAAAAGGCGCGTTTCGAGATTGCGACCGGTGCGGTTTCCGGCGCGGTGGGCACTTTTGCAAATATCGATCCGCGTATTGAGGAACATGTCTGCGCACAGCTCGGCCTTGAGCCCGAACCGATCAGCACGCAGGTGATCCCGCGCGACCGCCACGCCGCATTTTTCGCAACCCTTGGGGTCATCGGGTCCTCCATCGAGAACATCGCCACTGAAATTCGCCACATGCAGCGCACCGAAGTGCTGGAAGCGGAGGAGTTCTTTTCCGCCGGGCAAAAAGGTTCCTCCGCCATGCCGCATAAACGCAATCCGGTTCTGACGGAAAACCTCACCGGGCTTGCGCGGCTGGTGCGTATGGCCGTGGTGCCCGCGATGGAAAATGTTGCCCTGTGGCACGAGCGCGATATTTCGCATTCCTCGGTTGAGCGCAACATTGGCCCTGACACGACCATCACGCTGGATTTTGCGCTGGCCCGCTTGATCTCGGTGGTGGACAAGCTGGTGATCTATCCCGACAATATGCTCGCCAATATGAATAAGTTCCGGGGTCTGGTGATGAGCCAGCGTGTTCTGCTCGCTTTGACACAGGCCGGTGTGAGCCGCGAGGACAGCTACAAAATGGTACAGCGCAACGCGATGAAAGTGTGGGAAGAAGGCAAGGATTTTAAAACCGAACTGCTGGGCGATCAGGATGTGCTCGCAGCCCTGAGCGCCGAGGACATAGAAGAGAAATTTGACCTCGGATATCACACCAAACATGTAGATACGATTTTTGCGCGTGTGTTCAAGGAATAG
- a CDS encoding DUF6314 family protein — MTDPRQLADFEGSWSLYRRITPQRGPGAIFEGTAVWSPVKDGLDYLEQGVMQLEGQPAMQAERRYLWSDDLSVFFEDGRFFHAVPAQGGETDHWCDPDMYKGSYDFTQWPQFEVKWRVTGPRKDYLSQTLYTRS, encoded by the coding sequence ATGACTGATCCGCGCCAATTGGCAGATTTCGAAGGGTCATGGTCTCTTTACCGGCGCATCACACCCCAGCGTGGCCCCGGTGCGATCTTTGAAGGCACTGCCGTGTGGTCGCCTGTCAAAGACGGCCTCGATTACCTCGAACAAGGGGTCATGCAACTGGAGGGGCAACCTGCCATGCAGGCAGAGCGAAGGTATCTCTGGTCTGACGATCTGTCGGTGTTTTTCGAGGATGGTCGGTTTTTTCACGCTGTGCCCGCACAGGGTGGCGAGACCGATCATTGGTGCGATCCGGACATGTACAAAGGTAGTTATGACTTCACGCAATGGCCGCAATTTGAAGTAAAATGGCGTGTTACAGGCCCCAGAAAGGATTACCTGTCGCAAACGCTTTACACCCGCTCATAG